The segment TGGAACTCAGGATCAGCTTCAAGCTCACTGAAGGTCTCATCGTCAAAATAACTGCGGCACAGCAGCACATCCCCCTCCGCCAGATATCCTGTAATGACTCCCCACTCCGGCGCTACTCTGAGGTTAATGGCAAGGGGCAGTCTGCCTTGGCGGATATCCTCCAGAATCGCCAGCTTCTCGGCTGTGCGCTGCTGCGGCTCTAACCGGTTGGCCCGGTGGGCACTAAGTCCATAAGCCTTACAGGCGGGGATGGAGTAGTCATAGACGACAAGGGCATCTGCAGCGCTGTAGTCCCATACCGGTTCAAAAGCCACCCTCCAGCAGGCTCCCGAATAGCCCATCACCTGCTCATAGGTGGTCTCTACGCCTCTGGCGGTAAGAGTGAGCGCCATGGCCCCTGCCCAGGAGCAATCCTGCCCCCGTCCGAAGCCCAGCCGCGGAATCCCTTCAATGATGCATTGATCCCGGGAGGAGCGGGTCTGATAGAGATGGCTGCGGTCCCGGCTGTAATGAATCTGTTCGCCTTCCGCACAGCTTACGGCGTGAATACCTTCGGTATTCAGGTAGACCAGCAGCAGGTAGTCCTGACCCCCGCAGTCGATCAGGCTGGGAAACAGCTCATGTGTGGCGGTGAACTGAGTCCAGCGGAAATGCTCGTAATGCTTCATTTTGTCCGCAACGCTGCGGTGTGCCTGTTCATTCCCATAATGCGCAGCCATAATCTGCAGCTCATTACTGCTTGAGACATGCCCGTTCGAATGGATATCTATCGTAAGCAGCTGGTCCTTCAGCACAAAGGTCGAATACATACCGTCAGGGGTCTCATAGGTAACCAGCAGCAGCTTCAGGCGGCCGTCATTCCATGAGTGGGGAAAAAGATGCTCTCCAGGGATTAAGCTTAAGCGGTCTGAGACTACGAACTGGTTCACAAGCTGGGTAACATCCAGCTCCTGCTGTCCATCCGTATAGATCGCAGAGAGCACCACGAGCTCCTGGGGCAGCAAAATGCCGTCAATGGAGTGATTCAATGCGGCGGATAGCAGAGGAAGGGTGGCCGTCTCCGGCAGAGACTTGCCGGTCTCCCATTTGGATACCGCCTGGGCGCTGACATGGAGCAATTCCGCTAATTGTTCCTGGGACAAGCCTCTTGTTTTGCGGAGGGTGGCAATTCGTTTACCAACTTTTTCGCTAACGATCATGCGCAGTACAACTCCTATAGTGGATTCCGACGTCGTAAGTCTATTATAATCTCCGTTTTCGAAATAACCCATATACTGGAGTAGGGCACGCGGTATAACAAAATCAACCGTAAGTTGAGGCAAGCTGTGACGCACCAGCTAACCCCCTTCTGAATGTGGCTGTGTCCCTCTTTAACCATGATAAATAAAAAAGACTTGTTCTTTTGAAGAATTCATGATATATTACTTCTTGCGTTGCATTGAATGTTTTCTTTGCGGTCATGGCGGAATTGGCAGACGCGCTGGCTTCAGGTGCCAGTGGTAGCAATATCGTGGAGGTTCGAGTCCTCTTGACCGCATAATGGTTTTAACCGTGATGCAAGCGAAGACCCTTCTTAAATGAAGGGTCTTTTTTTTGCTGCGAATAGAATATATGCTAAAAACCGAACACAGCCCCCCTTCACCACGTACCCGTGATAAAAGGGGGGCTTTTGCATGATCGTGCAGGGTTCATCTCTACTGCGATACCACGCGCTATATTACCCCTGCCAGATGTCAGCAATCCGCACCGGCTGGCCGGTCTTCATGGAGCGGTTGGCGGCAATGCCGGTCATAATCGACATCGCGCCG is part of the Paenibacillus sp. FSL M7-0420 genome and harbors:
- a CDS encoding helix-turn-helix domain-containing protein produces the protein MIVSEKVGKRIATLRKTRGLSQEQLAELLHVSAQAVSKWETGKSLPETATLPLLSAALNHSIDGILLPQELVVLSAIYTDGQQELDVTQLVNQFVVSDRLSLIPGEHLFPHSWNDGRLKLLLVTYETPDGMYSTFVLKDQLLTIDIHSNGHVSSSNELQIMAAHYGNEQAHRSVADKMKHYEHFRWTQFTATHELFPSLIDCGGQDYLLLVYLNTEGIHAVSCAEGEQIHYSRDRSHLYQTRSSRDQCIIEGIPRLGFGRGQDCSWAGAMALTLTARGVETTYEQVMGYSGACWRVAFEPVWDYSAADALVVYDYSIPACKAYGLSAHRANRLEPQQRTAEKLAILEDIRQGRLPLAINLRVAPEWGVITGYLAEGDVLLCRSYFDDETFSELEADPEFQAHMRVSQGYLHVDQWPYRLIRLGDQAEAPSALENLYASLRVKLESMQAEAIANNSTYAVGYKALEVWSEGLLDHPWYAAADEEAFSRRLSVNHFCLMALADARRCAASYLRDSLPLVHDPQQHAALEEMSAIYVEMAALLDKYYKEMSGPAILQTAGAAPRASWTTRQRELQAELLGKVASLEHQGDTLAQTVLSLA